The genome window cagtgctAGAAGAAGTAATCggatactttactgaagtaaaagtaccacactaacacagacacagtaacagatggaggcagtggtataAAGTGATAATTCTGGTTATTGTTTGTTTAGAAAAAGTTTTCACCCCTTCTAAAGCTGTTAAACGATGCAGAAACCCATtaaatatatgattttttttatgccttaataATCCCTTAAACTGTGAAGAAAATGCAGTCAAAATATCTTGAACAACTCCCTTAAAAACCAATTAAATCACTCAAACTACATCACTGCTGATAGGCTAATTAATGCTTTAAGTTTAAAttacatgaataaaataatgacTGGAGGAAACCTATTAAAACCCCTTCATATTTACAATCAAATTATGTTGTTGAACCttaatttcatcatcattaagtCACTGTGAAATATATGTAGGAATTAAGGCATTTTACTCTTTAAAAGCCCTTAAATCACAGAGAACAGCTCTGAGTAGGTTCATGTGTGACAGGATCCAGTTTCCTGTTCAGGTGTAACCACATGTTTTCTGTGGAGATGaagaaggtcaaaggtcgaggagcagcagagtgaatGTGGTCGAGCAGGATGTTTGAGTGAATCATCAGACGACGACAACGATGCGTTCATTGTCGTTGCAGCTGAATTCTGTGTTATCACTGTCAGCGCGGCGCCTCCTGCAGGACGAACACCtcagcacagacagagctggttcattttacttttttactttgtgGCAGAAAAGTGAGTTTCTGACAGAATTTCCTGCATCCTGGTGAATGTTTAATGCATGAAAATCACAGTGTGACCTACAAACAACAAGTTCACTTTTAGGTCAAATAGTTGAAAAtattctcaaaaacaaaactgaaattcagAACGTCTTTATTGTCATGTAAACGCTGGACAGTCAGTCGGACAGTTCAGTACAACTGAATGAAATTTAGCTGCTTCTGGTTtctataataaatataaataaggtaaaaaaaaatatttaaagaaaacttatataatataaaatttaaaatgtcaggttGTTTGCTGCTCAATGTTTGTTGCTAACGGGAGCAACAGGTTGTCGTCAGGAggatttattaaaacaaaaaacactttctttcacaaaataaaatcatggcCATTTACACGTATGATAATGTGAAACTTCAGCCTGGGAGGGAAAAAGTGGCTGAGGTTCAGACTTCCTCTTCTCGTCCAAAACCAGAAAATACTCACCTTTGTGTCACCTGTCCAGGTACATTTCCTAGCCTTTCCGTGTTACTGTACCACTGTAGTGGTCTCCTTACTGCCCCCCTGTGGTCGGAGGGCAGAAAAGACCTGCTGGTACTCGACAGGTTTCACGGTCACAAGGGGCATCAACGAGCCCGTTGAACAGACAGGTGATACAAGGTGAGATTTTTGATTTATGTGAGTGATTGTCTGGGACTGATGTCGCCTCAgactcaaagaaacaaaaacaataagcagttaatcaataaataatcagCACATTAACTGATCGTGTGTCTGGATCAGGTCTGGAGTCTGTGATATTAAATGTGAGTCTCTAACTGAAACACTCAGACTCTCTGGTCTCCAGGCTGGATTcacctgttgccatggtgacatcCTCCAGGCCGGGTGAAGCAGACGGTGCTGATGACGGAGTGAATcagagctgtttgttgtttttttcttccttcaccCTCTCACGACTCATCTGCTCCTCACTCTGCTCTTCATCTGTTCAGACATCAGATCCTGGGGAGGAGTGGGAggtcgtcttcttcttctcctctttgtctcctctccttcttcttcttcttcttcttcttgttaaAGTGGGTGACTCACTTGATGGTTACTGGTTGTCGTGGCAACCGTGGACCAAGCTGAAGGACGAGTGACGAAGAGGGGCTGATGGGAAGTAACTGAAATGGCTGTTAGCATTAACCGCCGTGCTAACTGCATTAAGGGAACATTTCACTCAAACTGTCGGTaattaattgtttgtttgttgttgtctccCCTGCAGTGAAGCATGATGGGAGGTGGCAGATGGACGAGCCGGTTGTGGGCCGaccagtgacacacacacacacacacacacgcatcatCATGGACCAAGGCTTCAGTTTAAACACACTGGTGagtgttgctgtgttgttgtgttagtCATGTTGTGGGTTTACAATCAGCAGACGACAAAACCTGCGGACTGTACCTTTAAAGGTTTGAAACTGTGTCCAGAGGACATGGTTCAGGTTGTTTGACATGAAGATAAAACCAAACGACTTGGATCCACCTTCAACACTCAGCTCTTATTACTCTGTCGGTAACAGAAGCTGTTTCTGAAATCACTCAGTACTGACTGTATAACGAGATCATCATTTGTagttaaatgtataaatgtatagtGAGTAGGGCTTTAACAATTCTGAGAAGATATCTCGTTgcgatttttctgacagatgtttttgaaagtcaagcttcagttcAGTATTCACTGTGTCCACGTCGAACTTGTCGATGCAGTTGGTTGTCTATACAGCTGTGTTCGGAGGAGAGGACTAAGGCTAGCTTCCCTGCTAGCAGAACGACTGTCAGCagatagtgaaaaaaaaatttaataaacacagatcaGAGGCGAGGTgaacgatgatgatgatgacaataatAATCAACAATTTTATTGATAACAGTGAACAGTGACTTTAACAAATAATTAAGATGTTGATATTTCAACCCTGTggtcaaataaaatcaaaaatataatggaataaaaataaaaccgATGAGACAgaagctggaaaatgttgctgtagttttcttcttctccttctctttctctcttttccttttttcttttatccttCTATCCCTCCCTTCTTtacatccctccctcctccctcattcCCTTCCCTGTGTCcatcctttcattttctctctgcttcatctCGTGAATAGAAATCCCTCGCTCACAGTGAACAGAGGACTGGTTATCCTCCCTCGGGTAACAAACGCTGCATTCAGGCTCCCAGTGGGGATGGTAAATCTGAGTTTCCTCCCTGAAaacacagctcagctcagctgtcAGATGTTTGATGACTGGATGAGGTGGAGATCGTAGTTAAACTCAGATTGTGAGTTTCTTTACTCATCAGGAACATTTTTAAACCTTAATCATATAGGATATTATTTTCAGGATGAGAGTCTGTTGTCTTtcagtgacacattttaaagattCATTAGCGGCTCACCTGTCCAATAGGAAGAGAACCAGCTCTGGGTTGGTCTGGATCCCCAAAGCTGAACAAAGGTCCGTTCATGAATCCAtgaagttttctgtttttggttcTTGCATGGactttgtgttgtatttctgcTGGGTGGCAGACTGCACCCTGATGCTAACCATAGTACACTGCTCATGCTGTAGATGTGCAGGATagagacttttattgtggcGAGGCACTCAGGAGGGAGCACCCCGAAAATTTGACCTGAGTCTTTCACATAGAGATCAGGGTGTTATAGACAATGGAGAAAGTTGGAGAATAGGAAACGTAACGTTCAGTTGTCTCTGtcgtgtttgtgttgtgtagaAGAAACTGGCGGCAGAACCAGACTACACCGACGTGTCACTGACAGCGGCGGAGCGCGTGCGGGCGCTGGGGAAGATGGGATGCAGCGTGGAGATCAACGAGGATATCGCACCGCGGCGCTACTTCCGCTCCGGCGTGGAGATGGAGCGCATGGCGGCGGTTTACCTGGAGGAGGGCAGTTTGGAGAACGCCTACGTCCTCTACACCAAGTTCATCACGTAAGACGTCCAACCTGATGACATCATGACGCTGACAGCAACATCATATTTTCCGTCTctaatgaaaacaacatgttcagtctgtttgtaGAGAAGCTGCCAAGTCACAGAGACTATCAGCAGTGCAGCGTTCCAGAGAAACAGCTCATCATGAAGGTAACAACTCCGATTATTAAAGTCCTCACACCTGTAGACCCCAAACCCCTGGAGTGAGTCCTCACACCTGTAGACCTCTGGAGCTAGTCCCTAGACTCCTGGAGCTACTCCCCAGACCTTAAGAGCTGGACCTCAGACCTTTACTCGTCCTCAGACTTTTGGAACTAGTCATCAGACCTGTAGACCTTTGGAGCTGGTCCTCAGACCTCTGCAGCTAGTCCCTATACTCCTGGAACTACTCCTCAGGCCTTAACAGCTAGACCTCAGACCTCCACTCATCCCCAGACCCCTAGTCCCTGTCCAGAAGGTTTTCCCCACCTGGTGCTCAGCCTCCCCAATTCTTCCAACACAGGTCCTGTCCTTAGTTTACGTCCCTGACTCCCTGCTGTGGTTCAGATTCACTTCAAGACTCTGGTGCTGGTCTGTGAAGGTACTCTGACTGGTTGTTTGTCAGCTGCATGTCTGCAGATGCTACACAGCGTCACTACACGTTGAGTTGCAGTAGTAGTACTGGTACTGATAATAACAGCAGTACTGGTTGCAGTAGTAACATTaactctgtgtgtctttgtttgtgtagAAACTTCAGGAAGTGGCGTTTCCTCGTAAAGACGAGTTGAAGAAACGTCTTCAGGAGAAATACAGCAGGGAACACACCGAGTACCTCAGAGCCCAGGTCCGTGATTGTCTCATCTAATCAGATTGTGtcatgtgtttgattgacagcatgTGTTTACCTGTTAATCAGATTATATGACAGCTTGACTGACTATTTCAGACTCACTCAGGCAGCGGTTAGTGTCAGTGTTATCAGCTCTAATCAGAACTGTATCAGTGAATATTGATCAGTATATTGATGAGATCATCTCTTTGAACACCTGTTGACTGCTGTGGTTGGTGTATAATGGGTGTGGTTCAGTGGAACAGTCTGTATGTGGTGAGTAGATACAACATGTATGATTTAATGTGATTATACATCACCAACAGGATCTGTTAATCATCGAAGGACTAAGCTAAGCTATAGCTAATGCTACAACAGCAGAGCTAGCATAAACCCAGACACACCCGGActctgcttttctcagtttatCTCTGAGTCTGGTTTGGTGGACAGCTCTAGTTACTACagtacccatgagcctcagctgctctCTCCATGAAGAATTCAAAACTTGTTATACGTTGCCATGGTTACTGAattccagtgatctgatttaAAGCAGGagattgtgttttctttaccttCCACCTGCTGTTAGTGGAACACAAAGCTTGATGATCGGATATTGGTTAGTCAAATGCACCTTGGGAGTTGTAGTTCTCCACTTTCTATGTCCACAAGCATCTTGTAGCTTTGACTTTTTAGATATTTTCTGACTCAGTTGTTGATCGTTTGTTCAGATGATCGAAGCAGTTTCATGTTTGTGAGTCATGTGATGTGTCAGTACAGGTGTGTAAATACAGGTGTGTTTCCTCAGAGCCAGGCAGTGGTGGTGGATGGGTGTggccagcagctgcagcacctCTCCCTATTGGATGAGGACAGGAGGCGGTTCCTGCTgttggagggagagaggcagcgTGTTCGCCACCCTGCGACGGATGCAGATTGAATCAGAGCAGTTCCGTTACTTCGAGGACCAGCTGAGGCGTCAGGAACTGGCCaataggagaggagaggaggcggagCAAAAGGTATCACCAAGCACTGTGCAGTATCAGTACTCTGTGGTATCAGTAGTATTAGGAGTATATTTGCAGTAACATGTTTCTCCTGCAGGTGGAGACCAAAGTGCCTGAGGTGACAGATggctcctgtctgtctcagcagccaatcagagacagcCTTCGATCCCAGGGGGCGGATCCTAACAGAAACAGACTGCCAGCTCCCGTCAGCCAACCGGCCGCTACGCTGGCTGGAGTACacagtgagtacacacacatacacactttgtgtacatatactgtgtgtagatgtgttttACACGTGTGTGTTtcgttttgtttgtgtgtgcagctcaGAGGGTGGAGGGTCTGAGGCGGGTGGTGATTCCCAGAGATCTGACGTATCGTTTCCTCCTGCTCGCCGACTCCAACACAGCCAGAGGAATAGAAACCTGTGGAGTCCTCTGTGGACGACTGGTGAGGCTGGTTACTGTttactgactgtttccatattGGTGTTGGAGTGTTTAAGTCTAACGTTTTATTGCTCCCTCCACCTTCCCTTAGACGCACAATGAGTTTGTGCTGACTCACGTCGTGATCCCAAAACAGTCAGCTGGTCCAGATTTCTGCGACATGGAGAACGTGGAGGAACTGTTCAGCTTCCAGGACCAACAGAACCTGCTGACGCTGGGCTGGATACATGTAAGACCACACATGCTAAACACAAGCTAAACACAGGCTAAACACAGGCTAAACACAGGCTAAAAACATGCTAAACAGAGGCTAAAGACATGCTAATGACAGGCTAAAGACATGCTAAAGACATGCTAAAGACAGGCTAAACACAGGCTAAAGACAGGCTAAAGGCATGCTAAAGACTGGCTAAAGACAGGGTAAACACATGCTAAAGACAGGCTAAAGACAGGCTAAAGACATGCTAAAGACAGGGTAAAGACTGGCTAAAGACAGACTAAAGACAGGGTAAAGACAGGGTAAACACATGCTAAACACAGGCTAAACACAGGCTAAAGACAGGCTAAAGACAGGCTAAAGACAGGTAAACACATGCTAAAGACAGGCTAAACACAGGCTAAAGACAGGCTAAAGACAGGGTAAACACATGCTAAAGACAGGCTAAAGACAGGCTAAAGACATGCTAAAGACAGGGTAAAGACATGGCTAAAGACAGGGTAAAGACAGGGTAAAGACTGGCTAAAGACAGGGTAAAGACAGGGTAAAGTCTGGCTAAAGACAGGGTAAAGACAGGGTAAACACATGCTAAACACATGCTAAACACATGCTAAAGACAGGCTAAAGACAGGCTAAAGACATGCTAAAGACAGGCTAAAGACATGCTAAAGACAGGGTAAACAGCTGTAGGTGTTACAGTTAACAAAGAGACCACAGGAATCTACACAGTGAAGCTCTTCTGTCCAGGC of Lates calcarifer isolate ASB-BC8 unplaced genomic scaffold, TLL_Latcal_v3 _unitig_1979_quiver_622, whole genome shotgun sequence contains these proteins:
- the LOC108891512 gene encoding LOW QUALITY PROTEIN: AMSH-like protease (The sequence of the model RefSeq protein was modified relative to this genomic sequence to represent the inferred CDS: deleted 1 base in 1 codon), translated to MDEPVVGRPVTHTHTHTRIIMDQGFSLNTLKKLAAEPDYTDVSLTAAERVRALGKMGCSVEINEDIAPRRYFRSGVEMERMAAVYLEEGSLENAYVLYTKFITLFVEKLPSHRDYQQCSVPEKQLIMKKLQEVAFPRKDELKKRLQEKYSREHTEYLRAQSQAVVVDGCGQQLQHLSLLDEDRRRFLLLEGERQRVATLRRMQIESEQFRYFEDQLRRQELANRRGEEAEQKVETKVPEVTDGSCLSQQPIRDSLRSQGADPNRNRLPAPVSQPAATLAGVHTQRVEGLRRVVIPRDLTYRFLLLADSNTARGIETCGVLCGRLTHNEFVLTHVVIPKQSAGPDFCDMENVEELFSFQDQQNLLTLGWIHTHPTQTAFLSSVDLHTHCSYQLMLPEAIAIVCAPKHNDTGVFRLTGPGMSEVSGCRLKGFHPHSKEPPLFTVCKHVVVRESKISLLDLR